The following is a genomic window from Balneolaceae bacterium.
CTTCCACTAATATCTTCGGGACAATTTCTGTCTGAAGAGGAGAGAGACAGTATTAACACTTTGAGCCGTTTGGATCATCAACAGACAATGGAACAACTGGGCATCACTGAACTGCGTCCCGGCCCATCGGGAGATCCCAACGCCCCGAATGCTGCAAACTCGGATGAGTCGAAGGTTCAGGAATACACATTGCCGACACTTTTAGAGTTTGAAGATGGAACTGAGGTACGAACTGATTCAGACTGGCAGGAGAGAAGGGCAGAAATTGTTGAACTGTTCGATCGCGAAATGTATGGCCGTTCTTTATTGAGTTTGCGGAAAGATATTATTGAGTGATGTGTTTACGGAGTTATTTGAAAAGACATTGTATAACGGTCTGGCGGTTAAATGGCGAGGCGAACAATGTTCCAAAGTCACAAAGTGCAAACTCGTCCGTTTGAGCCGCTGGCTATTTGACGATAAGTTTACGATAAAGAGTCCAAAATTGCTTTGGGTCTCTTTTCTGCAATCTTCAAAAGCACTTTCGCCGGTCCCTGAGGCTTTCGCCTGCCTTGTTCCCAATTTCGGAGGGTGCCTACACTGATTCCAAGTAGCATAGAAAACTCCTTTTGGGTCATATCGTACTTTTCCCGGATCGCTGCAACATCAGGCTCTTCAATCACAGTGTGCCTGGACGGTTTACGTTTGCTCTTTCGAATGTCCCCGGCTTGTTTGACACTTTCGAGTAATTCATTAAACATTTCATCATTCATGATAGCTGTTCCTCAACCAGTTGTTTCAGTTGCTTCAATTGATCTGCAGTGAGATCGTCCTTTTTGCTCTTTGGATATGCATAGAGCATATAAATTTTTTTATCCTCGGTGAAGTAATAGTAAATCACCCGGATGCCACCTCGTTTTCCACGTCCTGATCCAGACCATCTTATCTTTCGGATTCCACCGCTTCCTTTAATGACATTACCAGATTTTGGTCGAATGGATAACTGCAATTGAAGCAGATGGTATTCTTCATCTGAAATCAACTTTTGAATCAGTTTCGTAAAAACAGAGGTTTCAAAGAACTCCATTCAGTAACATCTTGTTTTCGAGAAAAGTACGTCAATGACGTATAAATTGCAACTGATGAATGAATTGTGAAGTTGTTTCGAAATGTTAGAATTGGATAGACAAATAATATCGTTCAAAAAAAATTTATTGAACATTTTTTAATGAGATTTCTTCACTGGCGCAAGTGTTAAGCGAAGCGTCACTTGTGCCCCTTCCTATTAATAAAAAATAACATCCTTGATTCACGGATGGTAGAATAATTCTTGCAGCAAGACAAACCCTACATGATTCCAATGTTTACATTCAAATACCGGATTTAATACTTGCGCCAGTTTTGGATTTGAGATATATGTTGTAACGGCCGCAGGTATGTAACCGACTATAGTTCCTGGATTAATATTTCGGAGAGTTTTAAAACGAAGAGCTGCAAAGAATAGGTGGGTTTTGACCTCTTAATGAACGGTTTAGACATAGAGATTTAAAAAGTTGTTATCTGACTTGTACAATTGTTACTTTAAGGTATGATTATTACGATTGATACATCTGCATTACTTTCTGTACTTCTCAATGAGAAACATAAACAATCCATAATTAAAGCAACTCAGGAGTGTGACTTGCAGGCACCCTTTAGCTTAGATGCAGAAGTTGGAAATGCACTTTCCGCAATGTTCAAACGAGGACGATTGTCATTGAAAGAAGCTCAACAGGTCTTGGTGCAATTTGACGATATACCAATCAGAAGAACAAAACTCAGACTAAATGAGGCAACCAAAATAGCGTATAATCATAATATATATGCTTATGATGCCTATGTTCTTGATTGTGCCCGACAATACCGGTCTCCGCTGCTGAGTTTAGACAATCACCTGAAGAAAATTGGAGAGAAATTAGAATTAAATATATTAGAGGTTTCCCAATGAAGGTGTATACGTATTCTCAAGCCCGACAAAGACTTAGCTAAGTTACTTGATGATGCCCGTCAGGAAGGACAAGTTCAGATTAAACGCAGGGACGGACAAACGTTTGTTATAAAGCCGGTTGAAGAAAAAAAATCACCTTTGGATATAGCCGGAGTTTCAACAGAAATAAGTTTAGATGAACTGAATGAAGCGGTGCGAGAGAGCCGAGAAAGATTTTAGTTCGGCCAATACATCCTCGATGAACTCGATGAACGTTGTCCATTTCAATAACTATTACAATCTCGACAGACCCAGGATATTTTCACAAGTATTTGAATGACCGAATCGTCTCAAACCAGCTCAATCGTATACATACTTCCAACTCCCATCCTCTCGTTTTTTCAAGCGTTTCGAAAGATTCCATCACCCCCAAAGCTCCGGTTCGGGAGGATGAACTCCATCTTCATCAAACTTCAGAGAATGTTCACGATCTTTCGCTAAAAGTAGGGGACCATCAAGATCTGTAACAGTCGCTCCCTGGGCTAATAAAACCGCTGGTGCCATCGCTAAGGAAGTGCCGACCATGCATCCAACCATAATGTCGTACCCTTCCGAAATGGCCTGTTTTTTTAATGCCAGTGCTTCGGTGAGTCCGCCGGTTTTATCCAGTTTGATGTTGACCATATCGTATCGGCCTTTTAGCTTCGGAAGGCTTTTCCGGTCGTGACAGGATTCATCCGCACAAACCGGTAACGGTCGTTCAATCTCTTCAAGCAGTTCATCCTGATTGGCAGGCAGCGGCTGCTCCACCATCGTAACTCCAAGCCTCAATAGGTGAGGTGCTAATTCCTGGTAAACGTCAGCCGTCCATCCCTCGTTGGCATCCACGATGATTTCTGATTCGGGAGCTCCGGCGCGGACGGCTTCAAGGCGCGGCATATCATCGGGAGTTCCCAGCTTAATTTTCAACAGCGGTCGATGAGCATGTTTTGCCGCAGCAGCTTTCATTCGCTCAGGAGAATCCAGTGAAAGAGTGTAGGCGGTAATTTCAGGTCCCGGTTTTGGGAGTCCGGCCAGTTCCCACACTCGTTTGTTCTGAATCTTTGCCTCCAGATCCCAAAGAGCACAATCGACTGCGTTTCGGGCCGCTCCGGCTGGAAGTAGATCTTGTAATGAAAGTCGGTCAAATTCAGGTGGAAGAGATTCAATTTGTGCTTTTACACTCTCCATCGTTTCATCATACCGGGAGTAGGGCACGCTTTCACCCCGCCCGGTGATCCCATCTTTCGAAATCTCAACCAACAGAACATCGGCTTCGGTTTTCGATCCGCGTGCGATGGTAAAGACTTCTGCCAGTGGAAACGATTCAGATCGAATATCAATCCTGAAATCACTCATGTTAAATCTCTTCAAGTGCATCCACAAGTCGGGCGGCTCCTTGTCGATAGGGATCAACGGTCGGCAGTCCCATCTGTTCCTCTACATTAGCCAGGTAGTTTTTGGCCTCATTTTCATTTAAGGCGGAAGTGTTCACCGCAATTCCCACAACTTTGCAATCCGGATTTACCACCCGGGCAATTTTCAGGGAAAGGTCGCGAACTTCTTCAAGTGTGGGAAGTGCAAAATTTGGAATGCCGCGCATATGAGTTCGGGTCGGTTCGTGGCAGATGACCAACGCATCGGGCTGACCGCCATGCATGAGCGCCATGGTTACACCGGAAAAGGAGACATGAAACAGCGAACCCTGGCCTTCAATCAGGTCCCAGTGGTCGGGATCGTTATCAGGCGTGAGCCATTCAGCCGCTCCGGCCATAAAATCGGCAACTACGGCATCCACCGGAACTCCTTCACCGGTAATTAAAATTCCCGACTGACCCGTGGCACGAAAATCAACATTCATTTCGCGTTCTTTCATCTCCTTTTCTAAAGCCAGCGTAGTGTACATTTTTCCAACCGAACAATCGGTTCCAACGGTCAGGCAGCGTTTGCCGGATCGTTTCTCCCCCGTGGCAATTGGGTATTGATGCTGGGGAATGCGAACATCAAACAGTTCCTGTCCATGACGTGCCGCTGCGTCTGCAAGATGCGGATTATCCCGAAGCCGGTTGTGAAGCCCGGAGGCAAGATCAAATCCATTTTCGAGGGCCTGGACCATCAGATCTTTCCATGTTTCAGAGATCACACCGCCGCGATTGGCAACTCCAATTACCATTGTTTTGGCTCCGGCTTTGCGGGCTTCTTCAAGTGTCATATCAGGCAATCCAACATCGGCCTTGCAGCCGGGAAGGCGCAGTTGTCCCACGGCGTATTCCGGACGCCAGTCACAGATTCCTTTGGCTACTTTGGCAGCAAGTTGGTCGTGGGCATCTCCGAGAAAGAGGAGGTAGGGTGTTTTGAGCATAGATTAAATAGATTCTTTACGTGACTAAAACTTTAAATGATAGCAATAAATAGAATTATTTCCCATTTGCAATCTTCTCAAGATGCCGAGAGATTGCTTTTATAAAGAATTTAGAGATTCCCCAAACCAATGGTTTTACGATAATATTATTTGGATAAAGCTCCAATGAGCGATTCACGATTTCAGTATCGTCCCTTTTTCTAAATTCCCATTGTTCAATAAAATGAGAGGATAAGTAGCATAAAGGAGAGGGAAAATCGTAAAGTTTGATTGTGAAAGAATCCGGTGGCTGCCAGGTAACAATTTTCTCTTTATGCGTAGAACCATCGGTATTATAAGCGCGGATGACTGTTCCCTCAATCTCTGAAGTTTCCACTTCAAATACCGCTCTTTGAATTCCGGGAAGTGGGCCATATCCATCGAAGGAGCTCCAGCTGTTAAGGTCCATTATTTTATTGAAGATCTGAGATCCCGGAGTTGAAAGCGTGGACCGGCAAGTAAAAGTTATGGGATTCATTCTCTGCGTATTTTATTTCATAGAATCCGCAATAAACTAATATAGATTTCTCTCCGGGAAAATATAATCAGTGTCTCTGTCTTTCAACCAATCTATCATTTTTAGTTCACCTGTATAAAACAGTAATACACCGAGCGGAATACCAATCAGGTAATCCAGGGATGATCCGAGGTTTTGATCGATGACAATCCAAAAAAAGACAGCACTGACGGGTAAAAATTGCAGAATGCCTGTAATCATCCCGGCATTAAAGATTGATCTTGCCTTAATGTTAAAAAGGAATGTGTGTGTGATAAAATTGCCAAATGATATTATGATAGCAGCAATCCCAAGCCAAACGGCAGATTCAGCAAAAATTACCGCTCCCAGGTACGATACCCAACCAATTCCAACATTTGTAAGAAGAGCTATTTGAGGATTCAGAGGAAACCGGTCGGGAAGCTCACTTTTAAAAAGCACTTTATTTATCATTTCCGGATATGTGCCGATAATTCTATACTCTTCAAAGTGATGCAGAAATAATGAAATCAGATTTATATAGAGAACAATCCTGTAATAAGTAAACTCATTAAAGTTAACATACAGATGCCCCAATGCAACGACAGCCAGGATACAGCCAAGATCAAACCAATGATTTCTTAGTACTTGCATAGATCTATTTTAAGGCGTTCCCAACTTCTGCCTAAACATTCATTTTGTATTAAAGACATACATCTTAAGGGAGTAAAAATTATTTGAGTTATAATGAAAATAGAATCCCCAGGGTTGCCTTTAGATTTACTTTCAATTATCAGGTTTATTGATAATTGTAGAAAGCCGTAAAAATAAGCCATATGTGTAATAAAAACAGATGAAATGCATGAGCGTTAACACCCCTAATGTATGAAAAATACCGTGACTACCAACTGTTATTTGATCGGTCTTTGTAATGTGCAGTATTACGGGGAGTGAGTTTAAAAGTTAATCAATTTTGTAAATGTAGATATTCAGTCAGGATTAGTATAAAAAAAGGAAGCAAAAGACTCTGATTTTTACTTAGGATTTTTTTATTTATCTGCTCATCATTTAAAGCAACAAAAAATGGGTTAATTTATGTCAAAAAACAACATTTCGCGCAGGCAGATGATTCGGAACAGCGGGCTTGCTGTTTTGGGAGCTGCAACCGGGTTTGGTTTATCAAAAAGTAAAAGGGATAGAGCTTTTAGAAAAACTCACAATTTACCCTTTCGAATCAGTATGAACACCTCCACACTACAAGCCTACCAGTTACCGGCAGATGAACAGATTAAGCTGGTTGCAGGTGCCGGTTTTGAGGGTATAGAGATGTGGGTTCGAGATATTCGAAGTTACATCGATGCGGGCGGAACTCCTGAGGAATTGCGGGATCTGCTTGATTCGAATGATCTTCTGCTTGAAAATATGATCGGTTTTTCGGAATGGATCAGTGATGACGCCGAAACCCGGGCTGAGGCTTTGAGTCTGCTTCGGAGTGATATGGAGATGATTGCAGCAATGGGAGGAGAGTACATTGCCGCACCGGTTCAGGGTATCGACTCAATCGATGGAACTAAGCTTGAGGATTATGCTGAACGCTACAACACAATTCTTGAACTGGGTGAAGAAACCGGTGTTACTCCCATTTTGGAAGTGTGGGGAACCGGAGCGTTGCACAAAGTATCGGATTGCATCCATATTGCGATTGGGTCCGGCCATCCTGATGCCACGGTACTGTTAGATTTTTACCATGTATACCGGGGAGGAAACGACTGGGATACGGTGAATCTTGTGAATGCAGGAAAATTACCGGTGATGCATATGAACGATTACCCGGCTAATCCGTCGCGTGATCAACTAACAGATGCCGATCGTGTTTTCCCCGGCGAGGGAATTTGTCCATATAATGAAGTTATTCCCAAACTATACAATGCTGGTTTTCGGGGTGGTTTCTCGGTTGAACTGTTTAACCGTGAATATTGGGATTCGATGGATGCAGAGACGATTTTGGCAGAGAGTTATGATCGGACATATAACGTTTTAGCCGATGCGATGGCGGGTGTTGAGTGAGTGAATTGATTTAAAAGGGGACCCTCTTGTCCAAGGATTAGAAATCCGTTTTACACTTTTTTTCTGCCTGCAAGCACTTTTACGAGCAATTAACTACATTAAAATCAATGGATTGATTTAGCATCGATTGCTGAAGCATCAAATTGACAAAAAGATAAATAGGGGAGTCAACATGAATAAATTAGCTTGCGTACTAATCGGCATCTGTTGTTTGATAACCGCTTGCAGCAGTTCAAAAAACACAGAATCGTCTGAACCTTCAGAACCTGTAAGGGTTGAAACATACAGGCCGGTTGAAAGAAGTATACCTGAAACATCAGAAAAAGTTGTCAGACAACCGGCAGAAGAGTTTAGGACCAATGATGAGTGTATTGGGATCATTAAAGAATCCGTGGGTTTGAGCCTTGAGGCCTATTCTGATCAACGTGGAAATTGGTACATTGGGTATGGGCGCAGCCATGGGGTAACGGAGGGTATGACGATTACCGAGGCCGAAGCTGAACAATTTCTGCGAGAAGATCTCACGGCATTCGAGGAGAGTGTGAGCCGAATGGTTGAAGCAGACGTCTCTGAAAACGAATTCAGCGCAATGGTGTGTTTAACGTATAACATCGGTCCGGGCGGATTTGCCGAGTCCACCGTACTCCGAAAAGTAAATGAACAAGAGTGGGAGGAAGCCGCAGATGCCATTCTGATGTGGAATAAAGTAAACGGCCAGGTAAATGAAGCCCTTGTCAACCGCCGGGAGAAGGAAAGGGAGTTGTTTTTGAAGGTGGATTGAATCTAAAACAATCCATAAAATTGTAATTTATTAGGGATTCTATTAAATATTGATTGCCAATCAGAAATCAATTACCTGATATGCGGAATCTCCGTCAGATATTGAGTATACAGCGACGTTGCTTGTTTCAAGTCGATCTGCTCCATATCGAGCATAATTTCAAGCCCCTCGAGTTTGGCATCGCAGCCGCGGACCTGTGTGATTTTTGAGGTTAAATCACGGGCTTTTAACAAACCGTTAGCGATAACTGCCGACATAGACAATAGGGTAGCGACCAAACAGAGTACCTGCCAAACCGGGATGCCGAATGAGATCACACCCTTTGCAGATTCAATAAAACCGGTACCGCCTACTCCGGGTCCTGCCGTCAACGCAGCAGCCAAAGCCCCGGCCACAATAGAGGTGGTGATATAGCGGGAGTGCTGCGGCTCATTCTTTTTTAAATAATCAGAAACCTCTCCTCGTTTTGATTTAATTTTTTCCAAAAGTGCATCCTTATCATTCATGGGTTCTCCCAATTATTTGATGTGATAAAATTCCTGTGACTGATACAGTATCCACTTACCTTTCAACACTTAAGAATGTGTATCAAAAAATGATAATAACAAAATCCAATGCTATCTGTTAGCGGAGCAGTCGGATAAACCCCGCCAAGCCACTATTCAAAAAATGTTTCAGGCATATCCAAACAGGGGTGGAATCAAAATCACAACAAATGCCGCCCAAGCTGCATAAACCGGCAGGTAATTGATTTGCCACTTTTCGAGAAGATTGAACGAAACACGGACTCGTATAAAGTGAATATAGGAGATGATAGACCACATCACCAGATAAACATGCCTACTTAACAGCATAGTTATTACGTAACTACAGTTAGTTATTTGAGTATATCCAATCAGAAAAAACCAGCGAAAATTGGGATACAATAATCAAATTGAAAACAGTTTACAGTTCACTTTTCTGCGTATAAAAAGGGAAGGTGTGCTGATTTTCTATCAGAAAATGTGTGATGTCGGGTATTAAACCTTTCAGTTTGTTGGTTCCGGGCTTTTTTGAAAGGCTCTGATTCCCTGTCCGATCACAAATGGAAGAAGACTCATTCCAAGTAAAAGAAGCCAACCAGACTGACCAGGATCACGGGTTTTAAGCACATCAGATAGACCCGGCAGATAAACGGCTGCAAGGAGTAAGACAATACAGAGCAGAATTGAACCGGCAACATACCGGTTTTTTGTAATTTCGTTGGATAAAAAACGTGTACCGGCTCCACGTAAATTGTAAACAAACCAAAGTTTTCCAAAGGCAAGGGTGAGAAAAGAGATGGTAACCGCTTGTTCCTGTTCAAACCCAAGCTCATAGACGGCCAGAGCAAGTGCAATGAGTACGGAAGCAGAAATGATAAACGACCATCCCGCGATTGCCAGCCAGTGGCTTTGCGTTAGTACAGATTCCTCTTTGGGGCGCGGTTTATTCTTCATAATACCGGGCTCTCCACTACCCATACCAAGAGCCAGGGCAGGAAACACATCGGTAATTACATTCAGATAGAGAATTTGAAGGGGAAGAAGGGGAAGCGGGAAAAAATAAAATCCACCGATAATCGTGGCGATGGTTACCGCAAGCACCTCGGCCACGTTGGTACAAAGCATAAACATTACCGATTTTCTGATATTTTCAAATATAATACGCCCATAGCGTACAGCAGAAACAATTGTTTTAAAGGCATCATCCAGAAGTACCATGTCTGATATTTGTCGTGCCGCATCCGTACCGCGTTTTCCCATAGCGACTCCGATATCTGCTTTTTTCAGGGCAGGGGTATCGTTGATACCATCACCCGTCATTGCCACAACACTGCCCTCTTGCTGCATCATTTTGATAAGATGCAATTTTTGAGTCGGGCTGACACGGGCAAAAATATTGGTTTCTACCATTTGGCGACGCTCCCGGTCTGGTAATTTTTCAGGGTCTTTTAAATCTTTTCCGTGTACAACAGCCGGATTGTCCTCATCTGTAATCCCTGTATCTTTAGCTATGGCTGATGCTGTCGGAGCCTGGTCGCCCGTTACCATAATTACGCGAATTCCGGCAGATTTACATTCGCTGATTGCAGGTTCTACATCCTCACGTGCCGGATCAAGCAACCCGATGAGGCCTAAAAAATGCAGATCTTTGTAAGGTTCTTCATTTTTATCTTCTGTTATTTTATCAGCTACTGCTAAAAGGCGAAGTCCGTTTTCTGCAAGTTCTTCAGATCGCTCCAGCCATCTCTTTTTCTCCTCTTCGGTAAATGGATTTTTCGTATCAGGTTCATTGCCGGATATGGTTGTACAGGCGTCAAGTAGTTTTTCAGGAGCTCCCTTTACGGCTACTTCAATAGCTCCGTTTTTTTGATGATAGGTAGCCATCATCATCGTATCTGAGCTGAATGCCACCTCACGGATCTCATTTTTCTCCTCAACCAATTCTTTACGATTCATATCCATCAACAGGCCTGCCCGTAAAAGGGCGGTTTCGGTGGGGTCTCCCTGTTCCTCTTCGGGAATCTGATCGTTGTCTTCATCCAAAACAGATGCATTATTGCACAAAACCCCAACCTCTATAATCCGTTTTAAAAGCTGGTTATCCTGATATCGACCGGAATCCGTATTTTGTTCATGGTCATTATTCAGCCTGAAATCACCGGCGGGTGATGCAATCGTATGAACGGTCATGTTGTTTTCTGTAAGCGTGCCGGTTTTATCGGTAAAAATAATTCCGGTTGCTCCCAGGGTTTCCACCGCCTGTAATTTATTAATGAGGGCATTTTTCTCAGCAAGCAGATACATGCCCCTTGCAAGTGCAATCGTAGTTACAATCGGCAACCCCTCAGGAATGGCAGCGACACCCAGGGCGATAGCGGTTTCAATCATAATTCGTGTATCCTGTCCCACAATGAGCCCCACAACTGCAATTAAAACAGCTATACCAATCGTAATCCACGCGAGTCTTTTTCCGAGATCGTCCAGTTTTTGTTGAAGTGGCGTAGCCTCTTTTTCCGCACTCTCTGCAAGTTCGGAGATACGGCCAAGTTCCGTACTCATACCCGTCCCCGTCACAACCCCGAGGCCCGACCCATCCGTAACAACGGTTCCTTTAAACGCTTTGCAAGATTGCTCTGCGAGAACACTGTCAGAATCAACTGGCTCTGTCTTTTTTTGGACAGGCACAGATTCTCCGGTAAGCGCTGATTCATTGACCTGGAGATTATTCGATTCAATGATCCGAACGTCAGCGGGTACAAGATCTCCGCTCTCAAGAACAATGATATCTCCCGGAACAAGGCTTTCGGTATCTACCTCCTCCTCGGTTCCGTCACGGCGCACACGGATCTTATCCCTTTGAATCTGTCTCAGGGATTCCATAGAACGGGTTGCTTTTAATTCTGTAAAAAACCCGATGAGCGTATTCACCAACAGAACGGCGAGGACGGCAATGCCTTCTGAAAGGTGCTGCAAAGCAAAAGCAAGAATTGCAGCGATGAGAAGTACCAGAATCACAATGCTTTTAAACTGATCAATCAGAATTTTTAATCTGCTTCGTTTTTTTGTCTCCCGAAGGCGGTTGGGACCCTGTTTTTCTATTCTCTCGTGATATAGTTTTTTTGGAAGGCCGGATTCAACATCACTTTCAAGTTCTTCTAATGTTTCTTCTACTGATTTTGTAAAGTAGCTTTGCTGCTGATTCAGTTTCATCTGTTTGATTGTGAGAACACCCGGTGTTTAGGTTATATGCAGGCTGAAACAGTAAAGTACTAAAGACGGGACTTTCTAAACAGCCCTGTGATAACTAAAAATTGAATTTTACAATTTCCGGGCCTTCATCAGGAAAATGGGAAACATTTTGGTGGTCCCCTCATCGTCAATTTCCCTCTCCATTTGATAAGCCGTGGTAAATGTTATGTTTGAAAAACCAAGCTTTTCTGCCCGGTTTTTCAGCTCTTCTCGTTCAAATCCTTTATGAACATCATCTACCTCATGGCCGTGAAATGAACCATCCTCTTTATCGAGATCTGCAATGCAGAGTATTCCGCCGGGGTTCAAAAGTTGATTGAATTTTTTGAGGATTTCGTCTGTATCAGGAATGTGATGAAGGGTCATTGCTGTATAAACAAGATCAAAACGTTGATCCGGCAGCGGATCTCTGGTCAGATCCATCTGAACCGGTTTCATAGTAGTAGCTGAATTCTTTTCAATCTTATCCTTTAGTACGTCCAGCATCCCGCTGGAATTATCTGCCAGTGTGATTGATTTCAAATGATCTCGAAGCTCAAAACTAAGTTGGCCAGTTCCGCAGCCGTACTCAAAGGCTGTCATGTTTTTAGAAAGTGTTACCTCAGAGCGAATAGCAGACGCAATCTGCTCTGCCCGTTCCTGGCTTTCGGGCGTGTCCCACGTTTTAGCTTCTTCATCGAATCGCGACATAAGTAAAAAGTATTTTAATTTTTTTGATATATCATCACTTGAAAAACAAGTATGTACTCAAAATCATTTTTTCAGCCGGAACTTTTTAATGTGTTTATCCGGTTGGTACACAGCAAAGAAAAGTTATTTATTGCCAATAATAGATGAACAAAGTGCATCGCTTTAAACGGGAAATTGCTTAATTTCATAGATCTATCATGCGAAAAAAGATCAACAGATTCGTTTGTTTAATGAAAAAGTTTTCTTTCGTGAGATTTTGTGAGCATTTTAAATAGTAGATAACTGAAAATTAAAACTAAAGAGTTTGATTATGGAATATATTATTATAGCACTTAAACTTATTGTTGGTTTAAGTATTCTCAATGTATGGCTTGTCCGTTCGAAAAAATCTACAGCCTGGAGAGGAGGTGATGCAGAT
Proteins encoded in this region:
- the nadS gene encoding NadS family protein; protein product: MNDEMFNELLESVKQAGDIRKSKRKPSRHTVIEEPDVAAIREKYDMTQKEFSMLLGISVGTLRNWEQGRRKPQGPAKVLLKIAEKRPKAILDSLS
- a CDS encoding type II toxin-antitoxin system RelE/ParE family toxin; this encodes MEFFETSVFTKLIQKLISDEEYHLLQLQLSIRPKSGNVIKGSGGIRKIRWSGSGRGKRGGIRVIYYYFTEDKKIYMLYAYPKSKKDDLTADQLKQLKQLVEEQLS
- a CDS encoding type II toxin-antitoxin system VapC family toxin — protein: MIITIDTSALLSVLLNEKHKQSIIKATQECDLQAPFSLDAEVGNALSAMFKRGRLSLKEAQQVLVQFDDIPIRRTKLRLNEATKIAYNHNIYAYDAYVLDCARQYRSPLLSLDNHLKKIGEKLELNILEVSQ
- the dgcA gene encoding N-acetyl-D-Glu racemase DgcA encodes the protein MSDFRIDIRSESFPLAEVFTIARGSKTEADVLLVEISKDGITGRGESVPYSRYDETMESVKAQIESLPPEFDRLSLQDLLPAGAARNAVDCALWDLEAKIQNKRVWELAGLPKPGPEITAYTLSLDSPERMKAAAAKHAHRPLLKIKLGTPDDMPRLEAVRAGAPESEIIVDANEGWTADVYQELAPHLLRLGVTMVEQPLPANQDELLEEIERPLPVCADESCHDRKSLPKLKGRYDMVNIKLDKTGGLTEALALKKQAISEGYDIMVGCMVGTSLAMAPAVLLAQGATVTDLDGPLLLAKDREHSLKFDEDGVHPPEPELWG
- the dgcN gene encoding N-acetyltransferase DgcN — protein: MLKTPYLLFLGDAHDQLAAKVAKGICDWRPEYAVGQLRLPGCKADVGLPDMTLEEARKAGAKTMVIGVANRGGVISETWKDLMVQALENGFDLASGLHNRLRDNPHLADAAARHGQELFDVRIPQHQYPIATGEKRSGKRCLTVGTDCSVGKMYTTLALEKEMKEREMNVDFRATGQSGILITGEGVPVDAVVADFMAGAAEWLTPDNDPDHWDLIEGQGSLFHVSFSGVTMALMHGGQPDALVICHEPTRTHMRGIPNFALPTLEEVRDLSLKIARVVNPDCKVVGIAVNTSALNENEAKNYLANVEEQMGLPTVDPYRQGAARLVDALEEI
- a CDS encoding HXXEE domain-containing protein — its product is MQVLRNHWFDLGCILAVVALGHLYVNFNEFTYYRIVLYINLISLFLHHFEEYRIIGTYPEMINKVLFKSELPDRFPLNPQIALLTNVGIGWVSYLGAVIFAESAVWLGIAAIIISFGNFITHTFLFNIKARSIFNAGMITGILQFLPVSAVFFWIVIDQNLGSSLDYLIGIPLGVLLFYTGELKMIDWLKDRDTDYIFPERNLY
- a CDS encoding sugar phosphate isomerase/epimerase; protein product: MSKNNISRRQMIRNSGLAVLGAATGFGLSKSKRDRAFRKTHNLPFRISMNTSTLQAYQLPADEQIKLVAGAGFEGIEMWVRDIRSYIDAGGTPEELRDLLDSNDLLLENMIGFSEWISDDAETRAEALSLLRSDMEMIAAMGGEYIAAPVQGIDSIDGTKLEDYAERYNTILELGEETGVTPILEVWGTGALHKVSDCIHIAIGSGHPDATVLLDFYHVYRGGNDWDTVNLVNAGKLPVMHMNDYPANPSRDQLTDADRVFPGEGICPYNEVIPKLYNAGFRGGFSVELFNREYWDSMDAETILAESYDRTYNVLADAMAGVE
- a CDS encoding lysozyme → MNKLACVLIGICCLITACSSSKNTESSEPSEPVRVETYRPVERSIPETSEKVVRQPAEEFRTNDECIGIIKESVGLSLEAYSDQRGNWYIGYGRSHGVTEGMTITEAEAEQFLREDLTAFEESVSRMVEADVSENEFSAMVCLTYNIGPGGFAESTVLRKVNEQEWEEAADAILMWNKVNGQVNEALVNRREKERELFLKVD
- a CDS encoding cation-transporting P-type ATPase produces the protein MKLNQQQSYFTKSVEETLEELESDVESGLPKKLYHERIEKQGPNRLRETKKRSRLKILIDQFKSIVILVLLIAAILAFALQHLSEGIAVLAVLLVNTLIGFFTELKATRSMESLRQIQRDKIRVRRDGTEEEVDTESLVPGDIIVLESGDLVPADVRIIESNNLQVNESALTGESVPVQKKTEPVDSDSVLAEQSCKAFKGTVVTDGSGLGVVTGTGMSTELGRISELAESAEKEATPLQQKLDDLGKRLAWITIGIAVLIAVVGLIVGQDTRIMIETAIALGVAAIPEGLPIVTTIALARGMYLLAEKNALINKLQAVETLGATGIIFTDKTGTLTENNMTVHTIASPAGDFRLNNDHEQNTDSGRYQDNQLLKRIIEVGVLCNNASVLDEDNDQIPEEEQGDPTETALLRAGLLMDMNRKELVEEKNEIREVAFSSDTMMMATYHQKNGAIEVAVKGAPEKLLDACTTISGNEPDTKNPFTEEEKKRWLERSEELAENGLRLLAVADKITEDKNEEPYKDLHFLGLIGLLDPAREDVEPAISECKSAGIRVIMVTGDQAPTASAIAKDTGITDEDNPAVVHGKDLKDPEKLPDRERRQMVETNIFARVSPTQKLHLIKMMQQEGSVVAMTGDGINDTPALKKADIGVAMGKRGTDAARQISDMVLLDDAFKTIVSAVRYGRIIFENIRKSVMFMLCTNVAEVLAVTIATIIGGFYFFPLPLLPLQILYLNVITDVFPALALGMGSGEPGIMKNKPRPKEESVLTQSHWLAIAGWSFIISASVLIALALAVYELGFEQEQAVTISFLTLAFGKLWFVYNLRGAGTRFLSNEITKNRYVAGSILLCIVLLLAAVYLPGLSDVLKTRDPGQSGWLLLLGMSLLPFVIGQGIRAFQKSPEPTN
- a CDS encoding class I SAM-dependent methyltransferase codes for the protein MSRFDEEAKTWDTPESQERAEQIASAIRSEVTLSKNMTAFEYGCGTGQLSFELRDHLKSITLADNSSGMLDVLKDKIEKNSATTMKPVQMDLTRDPLPDQRFDLVYTAMTLHHIPDTDEILKKFNQLLNPGGILCIADLDKEDGSFHGHEVDDVHKGFEREELKNRAEKLGFSNITFTTAYQMEREIDDEGTTKMFPIFLMKARKL